A genomic segment from Cricetulus griseus strain 17A/GY chromosome 8, alternate assembly CriGri-PICRH-1.0, whole genome shotgun sequence encodes:
- the Trh gene encoding thyrotropin releasing hormone, which produces MPGPWLLLSLALIFTLTGIPESCALPEAAQEEGAVQMQPERRFLRKDLQRVRGDLGAALDSWITKRQHPGKREEEEETEAEERGDLGEGGAWSPHKRQHPGRRANQDKYSWVEAEDSDWVSPTRLPHFFLESWYLDQLDQVKRQHPGRRSFPWMESDVTKRQHPGRRFIDPNFQRSWEDKEEGEGVPMPEKRQHPGKRALGQPCGPRGACGQTDLLQLLGDLSRGQETLEKQSPQLEAWDREPLFED; this is translated from the exons ATGCCGGGCCCTTGGCTGCTGCTGTCTCTGGCTTTGATCTTCACCCTAACTGGTATCCCCGAATCCTGCGCCTTGCCAGAGGCAGCCCAGGAGGAGGGTGCTGTCCAGATGCAGCCAGAACGTCGATTCTTGCGGAAAGACCTCCAGCGGGTGCGAGGAGACCTGGGTGCAGCCTTGG ACTCCTGGATCACGAAGCGCCAGCATCCAGgcaaaagggaggaggaagaagaaactgaagctgAAGAGAGGGGAGACTTGGGAGAAGGGGGAGCCTGGAGTCCCCACAAACGACAGCACCCTGGTCGCCGTGCCAACCAGGATAAGTATTCATGGGTAGAAGCAGAGGACAGCGACTGGGTGTCACCGACCAggttaccacatttttttctggagTCCTGGTACTTAGACCAATTAGACCAAGTCAAGCGGCAGCATCCTGGCCGGAGATCTTTCCCCTGGATGGAGTCTGATGTCACCAAGAGGCAGCATCCAGGCCGGAGGTTCATAGATCCCAACTTTCAAAGAAGCTGGGAAGacaaagaagagggagagggtgtCCCAATGCCGGAGAAACGCCAGCATCCTGGCAAGAGGGCGTTGGGTCAACCTTGTGGGCCCCGGGGGGCTTGTGGCCAAACAGACCTTCTCCAGCTCCTAGGTGACCTGAGCAGGGGCCAAGAGACCCTGGAGAAGCAAAGTCCACAACTGGAAGCCTGGGATAGGGAGCCTCTCTTTGAGGACTAA